A section of the Malania oleifera isolate guangnan ecotype guangnan chromosome 2, ASM2987363v1, whole genome shotgun sequence genome encodes:
- the LOC131148863 gene encoding interactor of constitutive active ROPs 3 isoform X1 produces MQTPKPRIGSSEAPQRVSPRAVRQLKATALEVNSASSSQAALTQKNRSPKVAERRSPRSPVPELQKKRPNRVSELESQLSQFQQDLKNVKDRLISSESCKKRAQQDAEESKKQLLAVSIKLEESQRQLQALSAPEETRVIELCDLSQELSQASQSKLEAIQKQHSVALASAMNEIQRLKVELETVAESEVAQTKCAESAHAEIQSLKGNLAETHSLLGSMKSQLMESKESELQAEAIVTETLSQLETAKRTIETLKSDGIKATEAYNSIASELNKSRTHANLLEELVSKLKVDFINASNTTGNPAGEFLLGEAITENQKNGESNQLNSEFDSLKFEMEQLRSALETAEISFHEEQIRSTVQLRNAYELLEQVKTASSLREAELEAELKRTKKIIEELKTNLMDKETQLQGILEENEVLNMGLKKNLLYQRECELEAKLKKSKENVADLKADLMDKETELQNIMEENEIMRSEIKRREMDRGNTYNEAAAQLEAARAAEREALMKLGFAMEESEKSNRRATRVAEQLEATQAANSEMEAELRRLKVQSDQWRKAAEAAAAMLSAGNNGKVMERTGSLASNYNHVAGKFGSPCSEDMDDDPLKKRNGNMLKKIGVLWKKPQK; encoded by the coding sequence CTCCAGAAGAAGCGCCCAAACCGAGTGTCTGAATTGGAATCTCAGCTTTCTCAGTTTCAGCAGGATCTGAAGAATGTTAAAGACCGACTGATTTCATCTGAATCATGCAAGAAACGAGCTCAGCAGGATGCCGAGGAGTCCAAGAAACAACTATTAGCTGTGTCTATTAAGCTTGAAGAGTCTCAGCGGCAGCTTCAGGCACTGTCTGCTCCCGAGGAAACTCGTGTCATCGAGCTGTGTGACCTCTCTCAAGAATTGAGTCAAGCATCACAATCCAAACTTGAGGCTATTCAGAAGCAGCACTCAGTTGCCTTGGCCTCTGCCATGAATGAGATTCAGCGGCTGAAAGTTGAGCTTGAAACAGTTGCTGAATCTGAAGTTGCACAGACCAAGTGTGCAGAATCAGCACATGCTGAGATTCAAAGCTTGAAAGGCAACCTGGCAGAAACCCATTCTTTGTTAGGCAGCATGAAATCCCAACTAATGGAGAGCAAAGAATCAGAATTACAGGCTGAAGCAATTGTTACTGAAACTCTGTCGCAATTGGAGACAGCAAAAAGAACTATAGAAACTCTCAAATCAGATGGCATTAAAGCCACAGAGGCTTACAACTCCATAGCATCGGAGTTAAACAAGTCAAGGACACATGCAAACTTACTCGAAGAGCTTGTCAGTAAACTTAAGGTAGATTTCATCAATGCTAGCAATACTACTGGAAATCCTGCAGGTGAATTTCTACTTGGTGAAGCAATCACAGAGAATCAAAAGAATGGAGAGTCAAACCAGCTCAATTCAGAATTTGATTCTTTGAAGTTTGAAATGGAGCAGTTAAGATCTGCCCTTGAAACTGCTGAGATCAGCTTTCATGAAGAACAAATTCGGAGCACAGTGCAGCTTAGAAATGCTTATGAACTGCTGGAGCAGGTCAAGACTGCATCAAGTCTCAGAGAGGCTGAACTGGAGGCAGAGCTGAAGAGAACAAAGAAAATTATAGAAGAATTGAAGACGAACCTGATGGATAAGGAGACTCAATTACAGGGCATTTTGGAGGAGAATGAGGTGTTAAATATGGGACTCAAAAAGAACCTCTTGTACCAAAGAGAGTGTGAATTGGAAGCAAAGCTGAAGAAATCAAAGGAAAATGTTGCAGATTTGAAGGCTGATTTGATGGACAAGGAGACAGAGCTGCAAAATATAATGgaggaaaatgagattatgaGGTCAGAAATCAAGAGAAGGGAAATGGACAGGGGTAACACTTATAATGAGGCTGCTGCACAACTAGAAGCTGCAAGGGCTGCAGAACGGGAAGCTCTGATGAAGCTTGGTTTTGCAATGGAGGAGTCGGAAAAGAGCAACAGAAGGGCAACACGGGTGGCTGAGCAGCTGGAGGCCACACAGGCAGCAAATTCAGAAATGGAGGCAGAGTTGAGGAGGCTAAAGGTGCAGTCTGACCAATGGAGGAAAGCTGCAGAGGCAGCTGCTGCCATGCTTTCTGCAGGTAATAATGGGAAGGTCATGGAAAGAACAGGTTCACTGGCAAGCAACTATAATCATGTTGCAGGGAAGTTTGGCTCGCCTTGCTCTGAAGACATGGATGATGATCCACTGAAGAAGAGAAATGGGAACATGCTAAAGAAGATTGGGGTGTTATGGAAGAAGCCACAGAAATAG